CGCTCACATCAAGTCTCCTCGAACGAATTGAGGGCCCGGGGGCGGGCCGAGATTACAACCAGTTAAGTTTATTTATTTGAGCTCGAAATATCAAAGCGCTTGTATGAATTGACGTGCTGATTCTTCTTGTGTTCCAAGCGAACAGCACGATGACCCATGATGCTCAGAGGCTCTGATAAAACCTCACTTACGCCTGTCAATGTTGAGATATTTTCTTTGAAACGTCACAACACGAAGGCTCTCACGCACCAGGATAGTGCCGTCACAGGGCCTAGGCATTTTACTTACAGCTCTAAAGGAGGGCGCAGACTAAGGAAAGCCCCCGCAAGAATCAACCATCCGTCGCAAGTAACTGCAGTCAAAGGCATGATTCTGATAAACTGAAAGGACTCTCAACGGGGTGTCTGCGTTTGTCCGCAGGCTGAGATCAGACCCGCGGAACCTGATCCGGATCATGCCGGCGCAGGGATTGAGTATCTCAAGGCCTCCCTGGCCCCGCCCCGTTGTCCCTGGCCGGTTTCCGGATACTCATCCAGCTTTAGGTGACAACTTTGGTAAACATTCTGGTTAAGACGCTGTTACCAACGACGGCGGCAAGATCCCTATCGCTCCTACTCCTTTCGTTCTTATTCATAGCGGCAGGGCGCCATGCCGTAGCCGCACCAACATTGACCATTTACACGTACCCTTCCTTTGTCTCCGAATGGGGCCCAGGGCCAGCCATCAAGACATCCTTCGAGGCGCGGTGCGACTGTACGCTCGAGTTCATCGCCCTGGACAGCAGCGTCGCGATACTCCACCGGCTCAGACTTGAAGGCGAATCGACCCGGGCTGACCTGGTTCTGGGCCTGGACGCCAACATCATGGCGGAGGCCCGCAAGACCGGCCTCCTGGCTCCCCACGGGATTGATACGTCAGCGCTTGAGTTACCGATCAATTGGCAGGACGATATCTTCGTGCCCTACGACTGGGGTTACTTCGCTTTCGTCTACGATACCGAGCAACTGACTAATCCTCCCTCTAGTCTGGAGGCACTGATCGACGCTCCGGACGACCTCAAGATCATCCTGCAGGATCCCCGCACGAGCACGCCGGGTCTGGGATTCCTGCTGTGGATGCGCCATGTCTATGGCGACCAGGCACCGGAGAAATGGCAGGCCCTGCAGGACAACATCCTGACCGTGAGCAAGGGCTGGAGCGACGCCTATTTCTCATTGTTCATGAATGGCGAAGCGCCGATGGTGCTGTCCTACAGTACATCGCCGGCCTACCACATGGCGGTGGACAATACCGATCGCTACCAGGCCGTCGCCTTCGAGGAAGGTCACTATCTGCAGGTAGAAGTCGCGGCCCTCGTCCGCACCAGCCAGCAGCCGGCATTGGCACGGCAGTTCCTCGAATTCATGCTCACGCCGGCCTTCCAGCAGGAAATCCCACTGAAGAATGTCATGTACCCGGCCATCGACCTTGGCCAACAGGTGCCGGACGTATTTGATCGTCTGATCGATCCGCCGGAAACACTCTATTTCCAGCCCGAAACCGTGGCTGACCATCGCAAACAGTGGATTGACGAGTGGCTCAACGCGACTACGCGCTGATCGCTCCTCCCCTGGCGCATCCAGCCTGGCGTCGTTGGCCCGGACGTATCATCGCGCTCGTATTGATGATCATCGTAGCCGCAGGCTTTGGCGGGTTGCTGACGGAGTGGCAATGGCAAGCCGTACCTGCGTTGTGGCAGAGCGCCTATTTGCGCCAGGTGATCTGGTTCAGCATTTATCAGGCGGCAGTATCCACGGCCCTGAGTCTGACACTTGCCATCCCGGTGGCACGCGCGCTGCACCGACAGTCGCGATTTCGTGGCCGCGGCCTGCTACTACGACTGACAGAGCTGAGTCTGGTTCTGCCCACCATCGTCGCGGTATTCGGACTGGTCGCCGTCTACGGTCGCTCCGGCTGGTTCAATGCGTTGCTCGAAACGCTGGGGTTGCCGGCTAGCTGGAATCTCTATGGCCTCCAGGGCATCCTGCTTGCGCATGTGTTCTTCAATGCGCCGCTCGCCGCCCGCATCATGCTGCAAAGCATGGAGCGTATCCCCGCCAACCAGTGGCGCCTTGCCGCCCAGTTGGGCCTTGGCAGCAGTGCTATCTGGAGAGCCCTGGAGTGGCCCGCGCTGCGCCGACTCCTGCCGGGCCTGGCGGCGTTCGTCTTCACCTTGTGCTTTACCAGCTTCGCCATCGTCATGACCCTGGGCGGTGGACCAAAATCCACGACTGTCGAAGTCGCTATCTACCAAGCCCTGCGCTACGAATTCGACTTCAGTCAGGCGGCCGTACTTGCGGTTGTCCAACTGCTGATCTGCGGTTCGCTTTGGGCGCTGGCGTCCCGCCAGGCCTCTGCCGGTAGCCTCATGCCAGGCGGTACTGTCAGCTCCGATCAATGGCCCCGTCGTGATGCAATGCCGGCTCACAGGCGGGATCGGCTTCTACTGCTGGTGTTTACCGTCTTTCTTCTGCTTCCGCTGGTAGCGGTTGCCGTCCGTGGCTTTCCCGGCCTCTATGGCGAACTCACCCATACGCGTCTCTGGACAAGCCTCGGGCGAAGCCTGATAGTCGCCGTGACCGCCGCGAGTCTGAGTATCGGTTTTGGTCTCGCTATCCTCGGCGCCAGCCAGAGCGATACCCGGTCTGGGCGGAAGTGGCAGTCGGGGTTCATCGAGGCTAGCGGTCACCTGACGCTGGTGGTTCCGGCACTGGTGCTCGGAACTGGACTGTTCGTCCTCCTGCGCCCCCAATTGGGCAACGTCAGTCAGGGTCTCGCACTGGTGACGCTGATCAACGCGCTGATGGCCCTGCCCTTCGTGATCCAGGTATTGCGGGGCCCGTTCAAAGCATTCGACCCGCGCTCACTTCGCCTGGCCGACCAGTTCAATGTGCGCGGCTGGTACCGTTTCCGACTACTCTTGCTGCCGTTACTCAAGCGTCCTTTGCTACTGGGCTTTGCCTATGCGGCCGGACTTTCACTCGGGGATTTCAGCGTCATTGCGCTGTTCGGCAGTCCCAGTTCGCCCACCCTTCCCTTACTGCTATACCAGCAACTGTCGGCCTACCAGCTCGATGATGCTGCAGGAACTGCCCTGGTAATGCTTGTCCTGCTGTTCGGGATTTTCTTTGTCCTGCACCGGCTTGGCGATGGCCGTTCCCGTTACCGCCAAGAGACGCCGGTCCCCGTGAGGAAGCAAGCCCATGCTTGATGTCAGCCAGCTACGTTTTCGCTATCCGGATGCCTCTCATTCGATTAACGCCCGGCGGGGATTCGATTTCAGCTTCCGTCTCGGACGTGGCGAGTGCCTGGGCGTCACAGGTCCCAGCGGCTGTGGCAAGAGCACGCTGCTCAGCCTCCTGGCCGGCTTTCTGACGCCGGAGTCTGGACGCGTGCAGTGGCAGGGCGAGGATCTGTTGCAGCGTCCGCCTTGGGAGCGTCCAATGACCTCGGTATTCCAGGAACACAACCTGTTCGATCACCTCACCGTGCATGACAACCTGGCACTCGGCCTGCACCCGGGTATGAAGCTATCGAAGTCAAGCAGGAAGAAGATCCCGCATATCCTGCATGAGGTCGGCCTGGAAGGTATGGAGAAGCGTTACCCCACCGAACTTTCCGGGGGCAACGGCAACGGGTGGCCGTTGCTCGCGCGCTGCTGCGACGCACGCCGCTGCTGCTGCTGGACGAACCCTTCACCGGATTGGATACCGAAACCCGTAAGGGGCTGCAGGACCTTTTACTCGACCAGAAGGCGAGCGGAGCCACGATGTTGCTGGTCAGTCATGACCCAGGCGACGTCCGGATCCTGGCGGATCGTACCCTTGAATTGACAGCCTGAACCTCTGAAGGCCCTATCCTGCTCACCCGCGCGGGTCACTCGCCCGGATCGGCCTGAAGGTCCGCCGCCGGCAGCCGATCCGCCCCCCAACTGCGATAGATGCGGTCCGTCACCCGCTGCAACTCGTCCGGCTTAACATCCGCCAATACCCCATGTTCGAGCGGATCGAAGTGGAAGATATACAGGCGCGAGGCGAAGGCTTCGAACGGCAGGGACGATTCGCCATTCAGCTCATCGTGGCCGGACGTACTCACCACGATGTCGTCGCCCCAGTTTTGGCCGCTGTCGTTGTTGGGATTGAAGAAGTAAACCCGCATCACTTCCTGCGGGTCCAGCGCAACGCGGAGAATAGTGATGGCGTGCCATCCGATGAAGCGCGCGGCGCTGTCGGTCACCGCAATACCTGCGGGCTGCGGATGGATCACCGGTTGGTTGCCGTTATACAGGGGATGGTAGCTGGCGTAGAAGTGACGCAGGAAGTTTTCCAGGTCGTGCAGACGACCGGTTTCCACATCCACATTGATACTGAAACCGCGACCACACCACCAGCCGTGGAACTCCGGGTTGATCCAACGGTGCGGATCCCCTTCCCGACTGTGACACAAGCGTCCCATCTCGCCGTAAATCCGATCCAGATGGGGCACCAGGATCAGCGAGACCGCATCCAGATCGAGGTGCAGTTCCTTGGCAACGCCGCCCTGGCTTTCCAGCGAGGATACGGCCTTGCCTTCGAAATGCATGATGATCTCATCATCCCGCGCCGCCCAGACCACCAGTTGCAGCAGATAGTCCGGATCACTATAGGCCCACATGGACATGGCCCGTGCAGATTGGCAGGTCGGATTGTTGCCCTGCCCAACACCCAGTGGGTGGCCCAGCATGCAGACCACACCCTCCAGCAGCAACGAACGGGACGAGACCGCTGATCCGAATACCAGTTGCAGACGCTCGCGGGTGTTGCGGGACAAGGGTAGCGACACCTGGCGCCATAGGGCGGGAGCCACCGCCGGCTGGTAAAGCAAGCCGCGCTCGAGCATCAGCGTCAGTCCATAGACGGACTGCGCGGTTTCCGGCTGCACCATGGCATCGATAAGGGCGTGGACCAGATCCCGATAGCACAGATAGCAGTCCCGCCCCGTGCTTGAAAGGCCCAGGGCCTCGATGAGCAAGGAGTTTTCATTTTCCCTCAGGAAACGGATCAGCTCCGTGTGATAGGCGGATACCAATCCCGTGTCGTGCATGGCCCGCGCACAGCCCAGGCTCTCGTTCTGCAGGCTACGGGTATCCATGGTCGACAGACGCTGCCGGTAGATGTCCAGACCGGGATCCTCCTGACAGGCCTGGGTCGGCCCGAACAGGCTGCTGATCAGCCGGGACGCGCCCTGACCGCTACCACCGAGGTCGATCTCAGGATCGCTGGTGCAGATGGCGATCTGAGTGATCATCCGCTTCACCGACGCCGTCTGGATGGGGCGCTGGTTGAGGATACGCCAGATCTCAGCAATCAACTGATCGATGACATGCTCGTAGCCGATGCGATCAGCCACGTGCCTGACCAGCGCCTGGGTGAGCTGCGACAACCGGCCCTGCTGCTCGCGCTCGGCCTCACCCCCCATACCGAACAGCAGCCCCAGATTCATGGCCAGGACCTGGGTCAGGTAATGGTGGGCCTGCTCGGCGGAAATCAGTGAATGGGGATAATCGCCCATCGCGACTGCGAGTAACCTCAACTCGCTAAGCGCCTCCAGCACCACCGTGTCGGCCAGACTGCTCTTGAGGGAATAGGTGGTCAATGAAGGGATCAGGATCTGCGGGTGAGCCCAGTCCGAGCCTTCGAACACACCGGCCTCCTCCAACCGGCGAGCGCGTGCCTCGATGGCTGCACAGCCGCCAGGTTGAAGCATGATGCGCCGGGCAAGGTCGAATACCAGCGAAACCTTACCTGGCTTGGCAAAGCCCTTGGCCTGTTCCAACTGCCCTGTGGCATCATCCAGCTTGGTAAGCAACCCCTCCAGCTTTCCCGGAGCTGCTCCCACGATCTCTGTATTATCCACCCGGAATCCTCGCTATCGTCGATAGCTGCCAGACTACACGTAAAAGTCGAGCTCTTCCTGATGTTTTAGCAGATCCCGCAAGCGATGCGGGTCGTCACCCTTGAAGTACAGCAGCCCCCAGTGTGTGCCGAAAGCCGTCCGCTTGGTGACGGTATCCTGCAATGGTGGCGCCAGGTCGTTCGACTCGTAGTACTCGTGGTCTTCCGTCTCTTCCGGAATCTCCAACCGACTGACAACACGCCGACGCGGATAGACCCCAAAGCAGCCTGCGTAACACTTGGCGTCGACCACTTCCTTGGGGAAGAAGCTGGTGATCTCCTCTTCCGTTGTCTTGGGATCAAAAGCCAGGACCATCGCCTGATAAGCATTGAACCCGTAGACCCGCTCCAGAAGTTCGAAGACCTTAAAGCCTGGCGGTCTGTATGCCACTTCACCAAAGTACATTTCGCCATCGGCGGTGACAAAGTATTCCGGATGCACGAAACCGAAATCGATATCGAAGGTCTTGATCAGTTTCTCGATCTGCTGCGTGATCTGGGGCCGGTATTTCTCCAACTCAGGCGACGCCGGCACGAAGACCGAATACCCCAGGGTCACGTACTCCGAGATATTCAGGAAACGGATCTTGCCGTCGTGTATCCACGCCTCCACCGCGAATTCCCAGCCGTCCAGGTGGGACTCCATGAGCACCGGAAACTCTTCGTCCGGGATCGTATCCACCTCATCCGGCGTACGGATCACTCGATGACCGAGACAACCCGCCTTGTCGAAGGCCTTGAGGTGGATAGGATCGTTCGGGTCACCGTCCAATTTCAGAAGCGTCTGGTTAACCCGCTTGAGGAAGCGGATAACATCTTCCTTGTCGTGAGCCTCCTCGAATATCCCCACGCGGATGCCCCCTAATTGCGCCCGGCGCTTCATCAATGCTTTATCGCGCAACAACATGGCCTGGCCGAACAGACGCGGCTTATCCATGAGAACGGCATTGATGGCGCCTGCCCACTCGACGGTTTCCTCGAACAACGGAATCGCCACATCGACGCCCTTGTCCTTCAAGGTCTGGGCGATCTCCATGGAGCGGTCGTTAAGCCGTTCGAAGTTCCAGGGCAGATAGGGAATGTCATGTTCTTCACAATAACTCTCGGCCCAGTCAGGCGCGACGACGACATAGCGGCGGTCGAACTTGTCGAGCGCTTCAACTGCATTGAGACTCCAACCGAGAAGAGCAATATAACCCTTGTTTGGGTCGTAAGAGGTATTGGTATCAGATGACATCGAACGTCCTCCTTTTGGACATCGGTGTCTTTTACCCTACACGAATCAAAAATGGATAAGAAACAAACAGGTTAATGGTTCGCCGGGCTGGCAAGTGAGGAACAGGAGGAAAAGCCCGTAATCCCATTGAGTTACAGAAAATTACGGGCCGAAAATTACAATTACAAATTTATCAGATCTCGATCCGGGCCTCCTGGCCCGATTCGAAATACACAGCACGGCTGAGGTCCACCATCAGCTGCGCAGGCTGGCCTGGCTCGACGGTGTGATCCGGATCGAGGCGGCAATGCACATCAGTATCGTTGATCCTAGTGAGCGCAATCACATCGGGGCCCGTGGGCTCGGTAACCTCGATACGGAACGTGCCGGAGGCAATGGCCGTTTGACCCTCCTTGTGGGCCAGCGGCTGGGTAATGTGCTCCGGGCGAATACCCAAGTGAATCTCACGACCATGATACTCCGCGAGCTTCTTTGGCAGCGGCACGAAGGTCTCGTCGCCGTCGGCGCTGCGTAACCGCGCCCGCGGAGCCTCCGGCTCCCCTTCCACCTTGAGCGGAATAAAGCTCATCGCCGGCGAGCCGATGAAACTCGCTACATAGCGCGTAGCCGGCCGCTCGTAGATTTCCTTGGGCGTGCCAAGCTGCAGCAGTTCACCGTCCTTGATCACTGCAATCCGGTCCGCCAGAGTCATGGCCTCGATCTGGTCGTGGGTCACGTACACGATGGTGGTGCCCAGGCGCTGGTGCAGCCGTTTGATCTCCGTCCGCATCTCCACCCGCAGCTTGGCGTCCAGGTTGGACAGCGGCTCGTCAAACAGATAGATCTTGGGGCGGCGCGCCAGGGCCCGTCCCATGGCCACACGCTGCTGCTGACCGCCGGAGAGCTGCGAGGGCTTGCGGTCCAGCAGATTCTCGATCTGTAGCAGCGTCGCCACCCGCTGGACTTCGGTGTCGATCTCATCCTTGGGCATGCGACGGATCTTCAGGCCGAAGGCGATATTCTCGCGCACGGTCATCGTCGGATAGAGCGCGTAGGACTGGAACACCATGGCGATGTCCCGATCCTTGGGCTCGGCATGGGTCACGTCCTTGCCGTCGATGAAGATATTGCCTTCGGTAACATGTTCCAGGCCGGCAATGCTGTTCATCAACGTCGACTTACCACAGCCAGAGGGACCAACGAGGATGAGAAACTCGCCGGATTCGATATGGATATCAATGCCCTTGAGGGTCTCCTGCACGGATTTGCCGTAGGTTTTGCGGATACCCTTGAGTTGTAATTGTGCCATTGTAGGACCTCTAACCTTTGACAGCGCCGGACGTGAGTCCGCGGATGAAATACTTGCCCGCGATGATGTACACCACCAGTGTGGGCAGGGCCGCGATCATCGCTGCCGCCATATTGACGTTGTATTCCTTGACCCCGGTGCTGGTATTGACCAGGTTATTGAGCCCGACGGTAATCGGCTGGCTGTCACCGCTGGCATAGACCACACCGAACAGGAAGTCATTCCATATCTGGGTGAACTGCCAGATCAGGCAGACCATGAAGATCGGTGTCGACATGGGGAGCAGGATGCGCACGAAGATGGTCACGAATCCGGCGCCATCAAGCCGGGCTGCCTTGATCAGCGCGTCAGGAACGCCGACGTAGAAGTTGCGGAAGAACAGTGTGGTAAACGCCACGCCATACACCACATGAACCAGCACTAGCCCCGATGTGGTATTGGCGAGCCCCAGTTTGCCCAGCGTCATCGCCATCGGCAGCAGGATCACCTGGAACGGCAGGAAACAGCCGAACAGCAGCATGCTGAACAACAGGTCGGAACCCCGGAAACGCCATTTGGATATCACGTAACCGTTGATGGCTCCAAGCACCGTCGAGATGATCACGGCCGGCACCGCCATCTTGAACGAGTTCCAGAAGAAACCACTGACGCCCTCGCACTGGACGCCGGTACAGGCGCTGGACCAGGCCTTGATCCAGGCATCGACGGTCCACACTTCGGGCAAACTCATCAGGTTGCCGGTGCGGATGTCACCCAGCGTTTTGAAACTGGTGATAAGCATAATGAATACCGGCACCAGGTACGCGGCACAGGCAAGGAGAAGCGTGCCGTAGATCAGCACACGGCTGGTGCTGAATCGGGATTGAGCTGCATTAGCCATTGCGCGCGCCCCTCAGTTCCGAATACAGGTAAGGCACCAGGATCGCCAGGATGGCGCCGAGCATCAGGATCGAGCTGGCTGCACCCAGACCCATCTGACCGCGGGTGAATGTATGGGCATACATGAACAGTGCCGGCAGGTCGGAAGCGTAACCCGGACCGCCCGCAGTCATCGCCATGACCAGGTCGAAACTCTTGATGGCCAGGTGGGCAAGTACCATGATCGAGCTGAAGAACACCGGTCTTAGTGCCGGCAGGATAATACGCGCGTAGATACGCGGCATGCTGGCACCATCGACCCGGGCCGCGTTGATAATGGACGAATCGATCCCCCGCAGGCCGGCCAGGAACAACGCCATCACAAAGCCGGACGCCTGCCAGACCGCCGCGATCACGATGGTATATATCACCATGTCGGAATCGGTCAGCCAGTCAAACTGGAAGCTGGTCCAGCCCCAGTCGTGCATGAGTTTCTCCAGCCCCAGACTGGGATTCATGATCCATTGCCAGACGGCGCCGGTCACGATCATGGACAGGGCCATCGGGTACAGGTAGATCGTGCGGATCACGCCCTCGTTGCGGATGCGCTGATCCAGCAGGATTGCGAGAAAACAGCCAATCGCCAGGCAGGCTGCGATAAACAGACCGCCAAATATCGCCAGGTTGGCGCAGGCGGTAAGCCAGCGGTCATTGGAAAACAGCCGCTCGTAGTGTTCGAACCCAATATACTCATAGCTGGGCAGGAAGGTGGAGCCGGTCAGCGACAGCACGCCGGTCCAGATCATATATCCGTAGATGCACACGAGCATCAGCACGACCGTCGGCGCTAGCGCCAGTTTGGGTAGCCAATGCTGCAGGTGGTCGACAAGACGGACGCGGGGATGCCGGGATGTCGACTGGGACACCGCATCGAGCTGAGCCATCTTTAGAACTCCTCAACCGTTATCGGTCAGTGGAATGGGGCGGATGCCCCACCCTTTTGCGGGGGAATGCCCCCGATCCAAACGCTGCACGGACAGCGTCAACAGTGGGAAGGGATCGGGGGTCTGACTGGATTAAAGCGCCGACTGCACGGCAGACGCCAGACGCTCCGCTGTTTCCTTGGGATCGGCATTGGCGTTGTTGAAGAAGTTGGTGATGACGTCGAAGATCTGACCCTGGACGGCACTGGTAGTCGACATGCCATGGGCCATGCTCGGAACCAGCGCACCGGTTTCGGAGGTGGACTTGAACGCCTCCATGGACGCCTGGGCACAGCTGTCAAACCCGGACATATCCATATCGGTACGCACCGGGATCGAGCCTTTGGCCTTGTTGAAGATGGTCTGGAATTCGGGCTCCAGAATAGTCCGCGCCAGATCCTTCTGAGCCTTCACGTTGGCATCGTTGTTCAGCTTGAACATCGCCAGCGAGTCGATATTGAAGGTAAAGGCATCCTGGGTGCCCGGGGCCGGTACACAGACATAGTCCTTGCCGGCTTCGAGACCCGCGGCAGTAAATTCGCCCTTGGCCCAGTCACCCATGATCTGCATAGCGGCTTCGCCATTGATCACCATTTGGGTGGCGATGTTCCAGTCACGACCCACCGCGTTGGGATCGATATAGTCGCGCATGCGATGGAACTTGGTCAGCGCCTCGACCATTTTCTCGCCCGACAGCACATCCATATCGTGATTGACGAAAGCCGCCTCGAAGTCCTTTGGTCCTAGTACCGCCAGGGCAACGGCTTCAAACACGGTCGCGTCCTGCCAGGCCTGGCCACCATGCGCCAACGGGATGACGTCAGCCTCTTTCAGCTTATCGGCAACCGTGAAGAACTCGTCCAGCGTACGCGGGACGTCTGCGTCGACCTTCTCGAAGACTTCGGGGTTGGCCCACAGCCAGTTCACACGGTGTACGTTGATGGGCACCGCAACGTAGTTGTCCTCGTACTTCATGGTATCGGCGACGACTGGCGGCAGGGCTTCGTCCCAGTTGGCGTCACTGGCGACATCATCCAGATTGGTCAAGAAACCAAGCTTCGCCCATTCCTGGATATCGAGGCCCTTGATCTGGGCGGCGGCGGGAGGATTGCCGGATACGGCGCGGGTCTTAAGAACGGTCATGGCCGCCTCACCACCACCCCCGGCGACTGCGAAATCTTTCCAGGTGTGGCCCTGGTCTTCCATCATTTCCTTGAGGACGCCCATCGCCTTGGCTTCACCGCCGGAGGTCCACCAGTGGAGAACCTCGACCTCACCGGCATGGGCAGGAGTCAGTGCAACACTCAGGCCGACAGCGGCCAGGAAATTTCTGAACAATTTCATAATTGGCACCTTGTTGTTGTTTTGAAGGCAATACAACTATTGCGTCGAAAACGACGTCAGATGAGTCTATGGCAAGGGGGCATCGGGTGAAGTATCAAAGTGCAAGGCCAATGTAACAGGATGGATACATTAGCCTCAGCCCCGGCTAGCGCGGGTTTCGCGGGAGTATAAGCGACAACCTTAGGCCTCGCTCAGCCCGGTTGGAGGCTTCCACGTCACCGCCATGGGCATGGGCGATGGTCCGGGCGATACCCAGACCCAGTCCGTCACCCGGAGTACTCGGCGATGCCCGGTAGTAAGGCTCAAATATCCGGGTCAGTTCACGCGGCGCCAGACCCGGGCCTTCGTCCTCGAAATGTAACGCCAATGTCTCCGGCGAATCCTCGATACGGATAGTTACCCGCTCACCATATTTCAGCGCGTTGTCGAACAGGTTGCCGATGCAGCGACGCAGGGCCAGCGGCTTGCAACGAT
The window above is part of the Marinobacter nanhaiticus D15-8W genome. Proteins encoded here:
- a CDS encoding ABC transporter substrate-binding protein — its product is MKLFRNFLAAVGLSVALTPAHAGEVEVLHWWTSGGEAKAMGVLKEMMEDQGHTWKDFAVAGGGGEAAMTVLKTRAVSGNPPAAAQIKGLDIQEWAKLGFLTNLDDVASDANWDEALPPVVADTMKYEDNYVAVPINVHRVNWLWANPEVFEKVDADVPRTLDEFFTVADKLKEADVIPLAHGGQAWQDATVFEAVALAVLGPKDFEAAFVNHDMDVLSGEKMVEALTKFHRMRDYIDPNAVGRDWNIATQMVINGEAAMQIMGDWAKGEFTAAGLEAGKDYVCVPAPGTQDAFTFNIDSLAMFKLNNDANVKAQKDLARTILEPEFQTIFNKAKGSIPVRTDMDMSGFDSCAQASMEAFKSTSETGALVPSMAHGMSTTSAVQGQIFDVITNFFNNANADPKETAERLASAVQSAL
- a CDS encoding ATP-grasp domain-containing protein, whose product is MSSDTNTSYDPNKGYIALLGWSLNAVEALDKFDRRYVVVAPDWAESYCEEHDIPYLPWNFERLNDRSMEIAQTLKDKGVDVAIPLFEETVEWAGAINAVLMDKPRLFGQAMLLRDKALMKRRAQLGGIRVGIFEEAHDKEDVIRFLKRVNQTLLKLDGDPNDPIHLKAFDKAGCLGHRVIRTPDEVDTIPDEEFPVLMESHLDGWEFAVEAWIHDGKIRFLNISEYVTLGYSVFVPASPELEKYRPQITQQIEKLIKTFDIDFGFVHPEYFVTADGEMYFGEVAYRPPGFKVFELLERVYGFNAYQAMVLAFDPKTTEEEITSFFPKEVVDAKCYAGCFGVYPRRRVVSRLEIPEETEDHEYYESNDLAPPLQDTVTKRTAFGTHWGLLYFKGDDPHRLRDLLKHQEELDFYV
- a CDS encoding carbohydrate ABC transporter permease — encoded protein: MANAAQSRFSTSRVLIYGTLLLACAAYLVPVFIMLITSFKTLGDIRTGNLMSLPEVWTVDAWIKAWSSACTGVQCEGVSGFFWNSFKMAVPAVIISTVLGAINGYVISKWRFRGSDLLFSMLLFGCFLPFQVILLPMAMTLGKLGLANTTSGLVLVHVVYGVAFTTLFFRNFYVGVPDALIKAARLDGAGFVTIFVRILLPMSTPIFMVCLIWQFTQIWNDFLFGVVYASGDSQPITVGLNNLVNTSTGVKEYNVNMAAAMIAALPTLVVYIIAGKYFIRGLTSGAVKG
- a CDS encoding ABC transporter ATP-binding protein — translated: MAQLQLKGIRKTYGKSVQETLKGIDIHIESGEFLILVGPSGCGKSTLMNSIAGLEHVTEGNIFIDGKDVTHAEPKDRDIAMVFQSYALYPTMTVRENIAFGLKIRRMPKDEIDTEVQRVATLLQIENLLDRKPSQLSGGQQQRVAMGRALARRPKIYLFDEPLSNLDAKLRVEMRTEIKRLHQRLGTTIVYVTHDQIEAMTLADRIAVIKDGELLQLGTPKEIYERPATRYVASFIGSPAMSFIPLKVEGEPEAPRARLRSADGDETFVPLPKKLAEYHGREIHLGIRPEHITQPLAHKEGQTAIASGTFRIEVTEPTGPDVIALTRINDTDVHCRLDPDHTVEPGQPAQLMVDLSRAVYFESGQEARIEI
- the thiB gene encoding thiamine ABC transporter substrate binding subunit, encoding MTIYTYPSFVSEWGPGPAIKTSFEARCDCTLEFIALDSSVAILHRLRLEGESTRADLVLGLDANIMAEARKTGLLAPHGIDTSALELPINWQDDIFVPYDWGYFAFVYDTEQLTNPPSSLEALIDAPDDLKIILQDPRTSTPGLGFLLWMRHVYGDQAPEKWQALQDNILTVSKGWSDAYFSLFMNGEAPMVLSYSTSPAYHMAVDNTDRYQAVAFEEGHYLQVEVAALVRTSQQPALARQFLEFMLTPAFQQEIPLKNVMYPAIDLGQQVPDVFDRLIDPPETLYFQPETVADHRKQWIDEWLNATTR
- the thiP gene encoding thiamine/thiamine pyrophosphate ABC transporter permease, with the protein product MAQRDYALIAPPLAHPAWRRWPGRIIALVLMIIVAAGFGGLLTEWQWQAVPALWQSAYLRQVIWFSIYQAAVSTALSLTLAIPVARALHRQSRFRGRGLLLRLTELSLVLPTIVAVFGLVAVYGRSGWFNALLETLGLPASWNLYGLQGILLAHVFFNAPLAARIMLQSMERIPANQWRLAAQLGLGSSAIWRALEWPALRRLLPGLAAFVFTLCFTSFAIVMTLGGGPKSTTVEVAIYQALRYEFDFSQAAVLAVVQLLICGSLWALASRQASAGSLMPGGTVSSDQWPRRDAMPAHRRDRLLLLVFTVFLLLPLVAVAVRGFPGLYGELTHTRLWTSLGRSLIVAVTAASLSIGFGLAILGASQSDTRSGRKWQSGFIEASGHLTLVVPALVLGTGLFVLLRPQLGNVSQGLALVTLINALMALPFVIQVLRGPFKAFDPRSLRLADQFNVRGWYRFRLLLLPLLKRPLLLGFAYAAGLSLGDFSVIALFGSPSSPTLPLLLYQQLSAYQLDDAAGTALVMLVLLFGIFFVLHRLGDGRSRYRQETPVPVRKQAHA
- a CDS encoding carbohydrate ABC transporter permease, yielding MAQLDAVSQSTSRHPRVRLVDHLQHWLPKLALAPTVVLMLVCIYGYMIWTGVLSLTGSTFLPSYEYIGFEHYERLFSNDRWLTACANLAIFGGLFIAACLAIGCFLAILLDQRIRNEGVIRTIYLYPMALSMIVTGAVWQWIMNPSLGLEKLMHDWGWTSFQFDWLTDSDMVIYTIVIAAVWQASGFVMALFLAGLRGIDSSIINAARVDGASMPRIYARIILPALRPVFFSSIMVLAHLAIKSFDLVMAMTAGGPGYASDLPALFMYAHTFTRGQMGLGAASSILMLGAILAILVPYLYSELRGARNG